GCCGTTGTTCTGAAGGTAGGTCCGCATCAGCATGGCGTGGTCGCGCTCTTCCTGCGCCTGCACGTCGTACCAGTGAGCGAAGCCGTCGAGCCCCTGATCGTAATAGTAGTTGGCGAAATCCAGATACAGATACGCCGAGTAGAATTCTTTGTTGACCTGTGTGTTGATCAGTCCTTTGACTTTTGCATCCAACATGATATTTTCCCCCTTGAAATTTTGAAGCGATTCGAAAGAACGCCGCGATCCCCGCGGCATGTTAAGTATAGCATCTTTGTCGGAGTTTGCAACATCGCAAGACACCGCGGCGTGCCGAGCCGGCCGAACGATCCATCGTTTTCGACGGAGATCGGCGCGCCTGCCGGAGTCGCGGTTTTTGACGGAGAGGGAGACTTTCGTTGTTATAACAACATACATGCCGAGCTGTTCATGATACATTACGGACAGAAAGGGAAAAAAATTGGCCGCGAGGAGGCTGAACGTGATGAATCGAGCGTTTTCCATCGCCGAAGAGCATCCGCCCAGAGACGGCATGACGATCTCCACCATGTCGGGCATTCGGTCGGAAACGAAGATCTCGTACTTTTCGCTGGGACGGGGAACCGACATCAGCGCCGGGAGCTATCCGACGGAGATGCTCTGCATCGGCGCCGGCGGCACAGGACGCTTTGCGCTCGGAGCCGGAGCGGACGGAAAGGAAATCGAACTCGGCGAGGGCGAAGCGCTGATCGTGCCGAAAAACACCCTGTGCGGGAGTGCGACGCGGGAAGGATTCGTTTACACGGAAGTGATTGCGAAAGGAGAATTGCAGATGAACGAAGCGCTCAAAGCGGGCGAAGTTTTCAGGCTGGCGGATCTGGTGCCGTATGAAAAAGGCAGCGTCGTCAACATGGACGTGGTCTCCAACGAGGGATTCAAGTTCGTGGTCATGGCGTTCGACGAGGGCACTGGCCTTTCGCCGCACCGCGCGCCGGGCGACGCGCTGATCTTCGCGTTGGAAGGCAGAGGCGTGATCGGCTACGAGGGGCAGGATTACCCGATCGGGGCCGGCGAAAATTTCCGCTTCGCCAAAGGCGGCCTGCACAGCGTCACGGCGAACGGCAAGTTCAAGATGGCGCTGCTTTTGACCTTGAAGTGAAAAGCGCCGCCGGAGGAGAACGAAGATGAGCTACGAAGCGTGGCGGGACAAGACGAACGGCTTCCGCAAAGTGGACGTGCGCCACGTGCAGGGAAATTTCGCCGCCGGACTGATCCAGGCGGCGTCCCGGCTCGAAGTGGGCGAGGGGCTGGAGATTGTGCAGACGTTCGAGCCGCATCCGCTGTACGCGGCTTTGGAGGATCTCGGCTTTGAACATCACACGGAACAGACCGCCGAGACGGAGTTCCACGTGTTTTTCTGCCGCACGGAGAAAAAGGAGGGCGAAGAAGCGCCGTTTCGGCCGCTGGCGCTCCTGAATTACCCGATGATCGACGAGAAGCTCGGCAAGATCGCCGTGGATTTCTGGGAGACCACCTGGCAAAGCCCCAGGCGGACGCTGCCGTACGAGACACGGCTGCTCCTGTCCCTCGCCAACGCGGTCGGCGCCGGAAGGATGCGGCAGGCCTCCCGCGAGCTGGTCAAAGCCTATGTGCACGGCCTCGACTCCGCGGCGCTGGACGACGTCTTCGAGCTGCTGGCGTGGAATCAGGGCATCGGCTTTTTCAGCTCCGAGATCGGACCGTCGCCGCTGTTTCAGGCCTACAAACTGATCAAGACGCAGGAAAGACAGGGCAAAGAACGGAGCGAGATCTGCCGCGCGCTGAAAGAGAAGTTCGGCGAGAAGAATCCCGAGATCGGCGTCATGTAAGTGTCGTTTGCGGGCAGAACTCCGTTTTTAAGGAAAGGAGACGCGCGTGAGAAAACACGTCAAAAACAACGTAAGCTGGGTGGGGCACATCGACTGGGAGCTGGAGCGCTTTCACGGGGACGATTATTCCATCGTGAACGGTTCCAGCCAGAATGCCTACCTGATCGAGGAGGAGAAGACGGCCCTGATCGATACCGTATGGACGCCGCACCGCTTCGATTTCGTCGAGAATCTGAAAAAAGAAGTCGACCTGAAGAAGATCGATTTCATCGTCGCCAACCACGGCGAGTGCGATCACTCAGGCTCGCTGACGGCGCTGATGGATGAGATCCCGGACACGCCCATCTACTGCACGGCCAATGCGGTCAAGAGCATCGAAGGGCAGTACGGCGCGCGCGGCTGGAACTTCCGCGTGGTGAAGACGGGCGACAGCGTCGATATCGGCAACGGCAAGAAACTGATCTTCGTGGAGATGCGCATGCTCCATTGGCCCGACTCCATGGCGACCTACCTGACCGGCGACAACATCCTTTTTTCCAACGACGCGTTCGGCCAGCATTATGCGGTGGAGGAACTGTTCAACGACAAGGCGGATCAGTGTCTGCTGGACAAGGAATCCATGAAGTACTTCGCCAACATCCTCAATCCTTTTGCGGCGATCCTGGCCAAAAAGCTGGAAGAGATCGGCGCGCTGAACCTCCCGATCGAGATGATCGCCCCTTCCCACGGCGCGGTCTGGCGCCAGGAACCGCTGCAGATCGTCGCGAAATACGCGAAGTGGGCGGGCGCGTATCGGGAAGATCAGATCACGGTCGCATACG
This DNA window, taken from Pyramidobacter piscolens W5455, encodes the following:
- a CDS encoding cupin domain-containing protein, whose amino-acid sequence is MNRAFSIAEEHPPRDGMTISTMSGIRSETKISYFSLGRGTDISAGSYPTEMLCIGAGGTGRFALGAGADGKEIELGEGEALIVPKNTLCGSATREGFVYTEVIAKGELQMNEALKAGEVFRLADLVPYEKGSVVNMDVVSNEGFKFVVMAFDEGTGLSPHRAPGDALIFALEGRGVIGYEGQDYPIGAGENFRFAKGGLHSVTANGKFKMALLLTLK
- a CDS encoding DUF2249 domain-containing protein; the protein is MSYEAWRDKTNGFRKVDVRHVQGNFAAGLIQAASRLEVGEGLEIVQTFEPHPLYAALEDLGFEHHTEQTAETEFHVFFCRTEKKEGEEAPFRPLALLNYPMIDEKLGKIAVDFWETTWQSPRRTLPYETRLLLSLANAVGAGRMRQASRELVKAYVHGLDSAALDDVFELLAWNQGIGFFSSEIGPSPLFQAYKLIKTQERQGKERSEICRALKEKFGEKNPEIGVM
- a CDS encoding flavodoxin domain-containing protein, coding for MRKHVKNNVSWVGHIDWELERFHGDDYSIVNGSSQNAYLIEEEKTALIDTVWTPHRFDFVENLKKEVDLKKIDFIVANHGECDHSGSLTALMDEIPDTPIYCTANAVKSIEGQYGARGWNFRVVKTGDSVDIGNGKKLIFVEMRMLHWPDSMATYLTGDNILFSNDAFGQHYAVEELFNDKADQCLLDKESMKYFANILNPFAAILAKKLEEIGALNLPIEMIAPSHGAVWRQEPLQIVAKYAKWAGAYREDQITVAYDTMWEGTAKIAHRIADEVHRQSPDTVVKVFNIAKADKNEVMTEVFRSKAIAVGSPTVSGGILSSVAGWLEFLKQLKFRNKKAAAFGCYGWSGESVKVLRERLKDAGFDVIDENVRSLWNPGEEDFAAVPALAEKLLGGPAAPA